One window of the Rosa rugosa chromosome 3, drRosRugo1.1, whole genome shotgun sequence genome contains the following:
- the LOC133739656 gene encoding pathogenesis-related thaumatin-like protein 3.5, whose amino-acid sequence MATEFKVFWLPVLLVSMIIVSSGPKLSESARIFTIINNCKETIWPAVFPGENFNGGGFPLKSGQSVVFTAPVSWSGRIWGRTGCNFDKNGNGTCQTGACGTSLKCGGSGNTPASLAEFTLAQPDFYDVSLVDGFNLPLTVTPVNGSGNCSASGCDGDLRTTCPNELALKSNGKTVGCRSACDVYNTDEYCCRGVYGNAAVCKPTYYSKKFKEACPTAYSYAYDDPSSIFTCSGTDYIIAFCSSRKQPVCTYHNNKLVCSGSIGLKSSRLWATMLVLLLLINLWIIF is encoded by the exons ATGGCAACAGAATTCAAAGTGTTCTGGTTACCGGTTTTATTGGTTTCTATGATCATTGTTTCATCAG GACCCAAGTTGTCCGAGTCTGCTAGAATTTTCACCATTATAAACAATTGCAAAGAGACAATCTGGCCTGCAGTATTTCCTGGGGAGAACTTCAACGGTGGTGGCTTTCCACTAAAATCAGGCCAGTCCGTTGTATTCACAGCTCCGGTTAGCTGGTCTGGCCGGATATGGGGTCGTACCGGCTGCAACTTTGACAAAAATGGCAATGGAACATGCCAGACTGGGGCATGTGGCACCAGCCTCAAGTGTGGAGGCTCAGGAAACACCCCAGCATCACTTGCTGAATTTACACTTGCGCAGCCAGATTTTTATGATGTTAGTCTTGTTGATGGGTTTAACTTGCCATTAACTGTCACACCTGTTAATGGTTCGGGAAATTGCAGTGCTTCTGGTTGTGATGGGGACCTGAGGACTACTTGCCCGAATGAGTTGGCTCTGAAATCAAATGGGAAGACTGTTGGCTGCCGCAGCGCCTGCGATGTGTACAACACTGATGAGTATTGTTGCAGAGGGGTATATGGAAACGCTGCTGTATGTAAACCCACATATTATTCCAAGAAGTTCAAAGAAGCATGCCCTACTGCATATAGTTACGCGTATGATGATCCATCCAGTATTTTCACTTGCTCAGGCACTGATTATATCATCGCATTCTGCTCATCCAG GAAGCAACCGGTATGTACATATCATAACAACAAGCTTGTCTGCAGTGGATCAATTGGTTTAAAGTCATCGAGATTGTGGGCGACGATGCTTGTACTGCTACTGCTGATTAACTTATGGATAATTTTTTGA